GAAAGTCAACAGgaaatgctgaaaatgaaagaaagtgaGATTAAACGTCTGGAGTCTGATTTAAAATCCAATCTTCAGAAGATAAGGGAACATGAAAGAGAGATTCTAAAGCTTAAAGCAATGGAATTGGAGTATAGACAACTAAAAGGGAAACTGGATGAAGTCAACAGGAAAGTGACGGAACTGAAGAATGACTTGAAAGAGAGGGATCAAAATATGAAGAAACTTGAAAGTGATTATGAGCATCAGATCAGTGACCTGGAGCAAGATTTTTCAAGAGAGAGGGATGATATGGAGCAGCACATGGAAGCCATGAAGAAGCAATTCCTAGAGGCCCAGAGGCAGTCTGGCATTCCGGAAAATATCGCACAACTCATGGCGGAAAAGGATGAAATCATCGCACAACTGGAAGAGAAACTGATTGAAAATGACAAAAAGTTTGGAGAATTAACGGATGACTTCCAAGCAGAGATTGCTGATAATGAAGAATTTCAATCCAGGCTTGGTCAACTCCAGAGGGACAAAGAGTTGGTGGAAAAGAAAGTGCAGGAGTTGGAAAGATATCAAAGAAAAGCTAACCTGGAGAAGGAGAGACTGGAGAGGGACAGTAAAACTCTGAAGAAAAGTCTGGATAATCTCAGAAGTGAAAATTCACAACTTAATGCCCAGATAGCTTCAGACAGACAATCAATGTCCTCCTTGGAGAAAGAGAAGAGTAGTATAGAGTCAAAATTACAAAGAGGGTCAGAATCTCGTGAAATTGAGGACGAAACTGCCCAAAAACTTATTGGATATATTATGGAAGTGGATTCTGAAATGAAAGAAGTTGTGGAAGTTGTGCTCAAGTCGAAAAAAGGACTTGAAGGATATATTTCAGGGAAGAGGGGTGAATCTCATATATCACTTCAGGATTTAGCCAAACTTGTAGCTGATATTGAAAAAAGGTGTGAGGGTGTAAATGACATTTTGAAAGAGTCGTTATCACTTGCAGTAGATGGGAGTTTGAAAGTTAGTGACACCACAGATATCCAACAAAAATATGAGCACGTTCTATCTGAAGTGACAAAGTTAACAAATGAACTTGAAGATGCATATGTTCAATGTGAAGAAactgaaatgaaagaaaaggaAATGGAAGGAAAACTTAATATCATGACAACACAGTATCAGCAGCAGATTGATACTCTGAATGCTAGAATTGACCAGCTTTCAAACAAGTCAGGAGTTCCCATTAAAGTATCAACAAAAAAGAAGGATGGTAGAGCTAAAACTCCAATGGAACTTTctgatgaaattgaaaaacaGCTGAATGAATTGGAAGATAGGATCAATTATGTGGACAGTGTTCTCAAAAATCAAGACAATGTAGATTCTTTTTCAGTTAATGATAACCTGGCGAGTTCATCCGAGGAAGAAGATTCCGATGGTTTCCTAAGTTCAGATGAGAAAGATTCTGAGGATGAGGTGGATGCAGGAGAAACTAGTGGATCAACTGTTGCAGACAACCAAGTTATCTTGAGCAAACTGAAGGAAATGAAAACACAGCTAGAGACCACAAACCACAGGATCAAGGACATCACTGGAGATCTGACAGACCAGACCCTGAGTTCCGTGAATGACTCGAATGGAGACATGGATGAGGATCTGAGGAAGACCCTACAGAAGTGTGGAGAAAAGATTGACAGTCTCACACTACGTCTGACTGATAAAGTCAGGATGGTCAACTCGGGAACAGGGATATTCGATGCTTCTTCTGATAACACACTGGCATTTAAACAGTGTCTGAAACATCTGAAAGAGAAGCTACAAGACATCAATAGCAATATTGCTGCTCGTGAGTCTTTAGATGCCAAAGGTTTGAAAACTGTTCACACTAAACTTTTGCAGCTGTCTCAGTACATTGCAGAGTTACAGAAGTTTGAGAGAaatgactttgatattttaagTAAAATGTCTCGCCACGAAGCACGTGCTGCTGCAATGATGGGAGAAAGGGAAAGAGCATCTAAAAGAGGCAAAATGTCTTTGGAGGacaaaatgaatgtttatgCAGATAGGCTTTCAGTGGAGGCTATCATTCTAGGTCAAATGGCTTACATGATGCAGAGACACCAGATGGGTTGCTTGAGCAGAGATGTCTTGATGAAGGAAATTCAGGGGATAAACAGTGTTATTCTAGAAATGGAAAGACGAATTGACAACTCGACTCGAGAACTTAGCAACTCAGATCAGGAACGGGATCCAGATTTGGTGTCTACTTATGCTGAAATGCTGGCTGAGAAGATAGTTTTAGAAGGACAGCTAGCTTCTTGTGTTATGGCAGAGGATCATCAAAACACTGATGATATAGCTATTTTGTCTTCCCTGAACATCACCGACAATCCATCCATCTTAGCAATGGAGGTGTTCCTTAGGTCCCAAGTAGATTCAAATGTTCATCAACAATTAAGTAAATCTGTTAGAGAGATGGAGGAACTATCTGGACACATTATCAGTAGGACTCTAATACAAGGGGAAATTAGTCATGCCCTTCAGAAGCTCAAAATGAGATTCAACTCTCATGTGGATTCTGAGGAATTGAAAGATCTTCTCCAGAGGGAGAGAAAATTCCTTTGTGAGCAACTCCAAGATAGGTCCCAGAGTCTATATAAATCTGTAGCAGATTACCAAACCTTAGTTCTTTCATGTATAAATTGCCATATCAACCTTACATCTGGTCACATCAGGGATTCACTTAGTTCCACATTGGTAGAAAAATTCCATAAACACATATCAAGTATGCAAGAGGAGTTAAGTGAAGTAGATGGTATTGAGCAAGAGAGAATCAAACAGGTGATATTAGCATTAGAAGAAGACTGTAAATTGGCAAAGAGTGAATTAGAAACATGTGATGGCAGTGTGACTAGTGAGTGGGCAGAGTTAAATCTTGTTCCTCCTGAAACTGTGTTAGTGGAGTGGACTGACATTCTGATACTGCGTTCTGTCGTGAGGGGAACTATCACCTATGTAAATGCTTTATATAGTTCAGGACATTTGGCCGTCAGTGACGTGTTTGGCAGAATTCATGAATCTGATATGAATGAACTCTCCATGCATCTGGGAAGTATGTTAGAGAGAGAGGCTGCTTCCAAACAAACTTTAGCAGCAGAACTGAAGACCCATGCAGTTGGCAGTTCTTCAAAGATGGAGAGAGTATTGGAGCTAGTggacatcattcctgacttctGTGTATTTGATCCAGAAAATCTAAATGAGTATGCAAAGAACCTGGTACGTGAAGCTATGTACCAATCCCAAGTAACCTATACCAACTACAAGACCAGACTTCAGCACGAGAAAGAAATGAGAGACATGAAAATCAAACTGGAGGCAGGACAGAAAGTGGACTTGCCATCTGAAACCAGCAGAGAGACTGAGAATGACATCAGGCAATCATTGTCTGTGTTTGAAGAAATCTTGGAGACAAAGTTTGAGGATGAATGTGAGGTACTGAGCATTCTGGACAAGCAGATGAAACAATTTCAACATGTAGCAGCCAGTCTCCTGTCAGGTGCAGAAGCCAAACAGTTTGAACAAGAACTGAATTCCTTTGCTGCTAGTCTGGAGCATGAGCTCTCTGTCGCACAAGAGCGTCATGATATCCACTTAGACGTTCTTCGCCAGGAGATAAGCACCATTTGTCTCAGGCTGGAGAAAATCACCGAAGAGCATGATCAAGAGAAGATAACTTTGTCGACAGAATATGACGAAAAGATCCAAACACTTCAGGATGAGTTAGACTGTATCAAGATTGACCATGAGGAGGAGTTGGAACAGGTTCGACAGGACATCCTCACAGCAGTCAGTGCCATTAAAGCTAATGAGGAACAATCTGAGGAACAACTAGCAGACCAGGTCAAGGTCCTCAACAGGCAACTCACCTCACAGAAAGAAAATTTTGTGGTAAGACATGCTCCTTTTCACCCTCCATAGCAATCATTGCAATAATGATTACACAGTCTGTGAATTGACATGAAATGAATTCCACTTTATGTCTATTTCATAAGGCAGTGAATTTAGACAGGTTTTTAATTTCTGGAACACTAATTTAGGGTTTTAACTGATAGATCATTGGAATTCAGCTGACTCTATAATTTACAGGCTGCCCTAGAACAACTGCAGACATCTCTGACAGTGACTGGTGCAAATGATGCCCTGGCTCAGAAATTGGAAGAACAGATAGAGCATCTCCAGTCATCTGGAACCCTCCATCCTGACCAGCTCCACATCTGCCCCGTGTCCCCTATACCTACCTCACCCCCACCCATTAAGGAGTTTGATGAACCAAATCATGATGACAGCAATACTGAGGAGGTTTGTGCATGAACTCTATGGcattaaatacattttacaaGATTTCAAGCAGCGACTGCTTTTGTAATAGAAAGACCATAATCCCTCTGACAATTCTTTTCACAATCTCTGTGTTACAGTGCAGTGAGAACAAGTGCATTGCCAATGCCTTGGACAAGTCTTCTCATGATTATGAACTGGAGCTGCTGAAGAAAGAGAAAGAGGAAGCTCTGGCAGAGGAAGTGAGAACTACTAAAGCTGGTAAGTGAAAACGAAGGACCATACCGAAACAATGATTGaaaagaatgatttttttttcaattttggcaTGAGGATGTCTATCAAATTTattgtattattatttatttatttttactttaattCAGAAGAAGGAAGTCTCTTTCATGAAATAAGAATTCTTGttttaaattacatatatttgtcaCAATATGATATACAAACATGATTTTACATTCTTGTAAGTAGACACTGAATGATGAATTGAGCAGTGTGAcatgagaagaatttttttctatCAGAATGATATGATATTTCAGCATTGGATGCCATGAGAAAAGCCTACGAAGAAGATCTGGAAGAAGAGAAAGAAAAGTACAGGGTGGCTTTGAAGACAATGTTCACTGACGACTTTGTGGAAGAAATCCGAAATCGTCATGAGTAAGAAAAATACTCTTGAATGATTTCAAGTATATATAAGTCTTATCTTATTTCTCTAGGCTTAAAATCAAAGATAATACTTTGTGTTTGTATGTGCAGTTATATGTGGTATActgtgtaaaatatttacagGATCTTGAATATTGTAACATATCATTTTCAGGCTtttgttataaatatatattaatttctaaTGCAGAAATGAAGTGACAAAGCTACAGGAGGAGTTGTCACAGGTGACGATGCACTACGATAGTCGCAGTGAAGATTACAAACTCTTGGAGGACAAACTGGAGTCAACTAAAAGAGAGTATGACAGCCACATCAACCAACTAATCAAGAGGTAAATAAGGATATTGATGACCTGATTAGGTTATTGATGACTAAATAAGGAGATTGATGACTAAATAAGGAGATTGATGACTTGACAGAGTACCTG
This genomic window from Ostrea edulis chromosome 4, xbOstEdul1.1, whole genome shotgun sequence contains:
- the LOC125668582 gene encoding uncharacterized protein LOC125668582 isoform X8, which gives rise to MAKSSELQAANRTQSSPVISGTPSQSSRYEDLMYMKKGWLIKQGSSEKDWKKHWFVLTGNSLRYYKDAKAEETSTLDGRIDLSGCYDITEVNVGRNYGFRIKTSNGEYILSAMTSGIRNNWMKAIRLVMDLQQSGGSKNNSVDSEHSSGEDLEINLSNSGRLSLSSDSRSSTESPKPAKKEPTIKNIRRHYSDVSPGNVGKMLSVKEALPNLNLENITLPSSMTGGSLSSSRESSVDKEDGRIKPIIITETPSPELDPLSQSTNNIPFRSSDHVSAESAVLTSENMSLGVSSESRKEEAEKQRRAKSPSAKVKDRSRVRSPRLHSPQDTDEELPPESASDRVDGLNSSMGSLHESRTGSTEEAPGGALVEILETEVDSLKDRLDEKHKELVKMHESNQDLKSRLQTVVREKDISQPPHDQQQSLNHNIAEQQGEGSQNTEVTTMRRQVKEARDTVQKQKAEIDNLRTKLNMSVSKLTGTEKALSEALKDLKLEKDKFMKMSTDWNKRIRNLELQLKDSNVKMESQQEMLKMKESEIKRLESDLKSNLQKIREHEREILKLKAMELEYRQLKGKLDEVNRKVTELKNDLKERDQNMKKLESDYEHQISDLEQDFSRERDDMEQHMEAMKKQFLEAQRQSGIPENIAQLMAEKDEIIAQLEEKLIENDKKFGELTDDFQAEIADNEEFQSRLGQLQRDKELVEKKVQELERYQRKANLEKERLERDSKTLKKSLDNLRSENSQLNAQIASDRQSMSSLEKEKSSIESKLQRGSESREIEDETAQKLIGYIMEVDSEMKEVVEVVLKSKKGLEGYISGKRGESHISLQDLAKLVADIEKRCEGVNDILKESLSLAVDGSLKVSDTTDIQQKYEHVLSEVTKLTNELEDAYVQCEETEMKEKEMEGKLNIMTTQYQQQIDTLNARIDQLSNKSGVPIKVSTKKKDGRAKTPMELSDEIEKQLNELEDRINYVDSVLKNQDNVDSFSVNDNLASSSEEEDSDGFLSSDEKDSEDEVDAGETSGSTVADNQVILSKLKEMKTQLETTNHRIKDITGDLTDQTLSSVNDSNGDMDEDLRKTLQKCGEKIDSLTLRLTDKVRMVNSGTGIFDASSDNTLAFKQCLKHLKEKLQDINSNIAARESLDAKGLKTVHTKLLQLSQYIAELQKFERNDFDILSKMSRHEARAAAMMGERERASKRGKMSLEDKMNVYADRLSVEAIILGQMAYMMQRHQMGCLSRDVLMKEIQGINSVILEMERRIDNSTRELSNSDQERDPDLVSTYAEMLAEKIVLEGQLASCVMAEDHQNTDDIAILSSLNITDNPSILAMEVFLRSQVDSNVHQQLSKSVREMEELSGHIISRTLIQGEISHALQKLKMRFNSHVDSEELKDLLQRERKFLCEQLQDRSQSLYKSVADYQTLVLSCINCHINLTSGHIRDSLSSTLVEKFHKHISSMQEELSEVDGIEQERIKQVILALEEDCKLAKSELETCDGSVTSEWAELNLVPPETVLVEWTDILILRSVVRGTITYVNALYSSGHLAVSDVFGRIHESDMNELSMHLGSMLEREAASKQTLAAELKTHAVGSSSKMERVLELVDIIPDFCVFDPENLNEYAKNLVREAMYQSQVTYTNYKTRLQHEKEMRDMKIKLEAGQKVDLPSETSRETENDIRQSLSVFEEILETKFEDECEVLSILDKQMKQFQHVAASLLSGAEAKQFEQELNSFAASLEHELSVAQERHDIHLDVLRQEISTICLRLEKITEEHDQEKITLSTEYDEKIQTLQDELDCIKIDHEEELEQVRQDILTAVSAIKANEEQSEEQLADQVKVLNRQLTSQKENFVAALEQLQTSLTVTGANDALAQKLEEQIEHLQSSGTLHPDQLHICPVSPIPTSPPPIKEFDEPNHDDSNTEECSENKCIANALDKSSHDYELELLKKEKEEALAEEVRTTKAALDAMRKAYEEDLEEEKEKYRVALKTMFTDDFVEEIRNRHENEVTKLQEELSQVTMHYDSRSEDYKLLEDKLESTKREYDSHINQLIKSNEQLNSLVNEEINKLKDFIQNRTMASVPGNATIEEELYDAQIMVRVKDAELQKLRSQVKNLENNLERTTEEQRQSMTQYLQMYKKYTELQNKIKQDISAKEKEDSKDKNRQLRRTPSFHHRARSPSPTQQNPTKKDEHQSRDSHKRRCHLDVKDLKRSKSSPSLPFVFDGRLPFGQGKHRDSLGSSKYSKAKSKASNV
- the LOC125668582 gene encoding repetitive organellar protein-like isoform X2; the encoded protein is MASKCRKFEPNIFNKLKCQACFGAKDAHSAEALHNNKVSRKVSKCGFLFVAPDFDFSNPLEKTKRWQRRFMRLYDDGELTYCVDEDPETIPQGIIDMNKCSAVNNGEKVTSHTFSLEIVTPSKKYYIKGQSKEEYQWWHDVLQVFPGRLTKSKNRRFTMPIFSNKENVQPAPSRLPSASSITEPETLINGRFNVEKVKPKEQQFSTYRGVRNMKHKTDKHYQEGLRKSSSLHDLSSAEMDKEVTRDLAETRYLSRSGDRLDSVSGSSETYKSNVARVLSDSNYINNPYFTIPRRTWQTLAANYHPASTPVTPASVSTAASSNSSPPQPTQVTGIPALRRGSLDDKTIPVSNKPKNASERARLHRERSTSLKDFSTQLSLAKQEGSSRTSLTGLDRMSSRSDSQSVGRQGGHPEYESRNNETDEHKMAKSSELQAANRTQSSPVISGTPSQSSRYEDLMYMKKGWLIKQGSSEKDWKKHWFVLTGNSLRYYKDAKAEETSTLDGRIDLSGCYDITEVNVGRNYGFRIKTSNGEYILSAMTSGIRNNWMKAIRLVMDLQQSGGSKNNSVDSEHSSGEDLEINLSNSGRLSLSSDSRSSTESPKPAKKEPTIKNIRRHYSDVSPGNVGKMLSVKEALPNLNLENITLPSSMTGGSLSSSRESSVDKEDGRIKPIIITETPSPELDPLSQSTNNIPFRSSDHVSAESAVLTSENMSLGVSSESRKEEAEKQRRAKSPSAKVKDRSRVRSPRLHSPQDTDEELPPESASDRVDGLNSSMGSLHESRTGSTEEAPGGALVEILETEVDSLKDRLDEKHKELVKMHESNQDLKSRLQTVVREKDISQPPHDQQQSLNHNIAEQQGEGSQNTEVTTMRRQVKEARDTVQKQKAEIDNLRTKLNMSVSKLTGTEKALSEALKDLKLEKDKFMKMSTDWNKRIRNLELQLKDSNVKMESQQEMLKMKESEIKRLESDLKSNLQKIREHEREILKLKAMELEYRQLKGKLDEVNRKVTELKNDLKERDQNMKKLESDYEHQISDLEQDFSRERDDMEQHMEAMKKQFLEAQRQSGIPENIAQLMAEKDEIIAQLEEKLIENDKKFGELTDDFQAEIADNEEFQSRLGQLQRDKELVEKKVQELERYQRKANLEKERLERDSKTLKKSLDNLRSENSQLNAQIASDRQSMSSLEKEKSSIESKLQRGSESREIEDETAQKLIGYIMEVDSEMKEVVEVVLKSKKGLEGYISGKRGESHISLQDLAKLVADIEKRCEGVNDILKESLSLAVDGSLKVSDTTDIQQKYEHVLSEVTKLTNELEDAYVQCEETEMKEKEMEGKLNIMTTQYQQQIDTLNARIDQLSNKSGVPIKVSTKKKDGRAKTPMELSDEIEKQLNELEDRINYVDSVLKNQDNVDSFSVNDNLASSSEEEDSDGFLSSDEKDSEDEVDAGETSGSTVADNQVILSKLKEMKTQLETTNHRIKDITGDLTDQTLSSVNDSNGDMDEDLRKTLQKCGEKIDSLTLRLTDKVRMVNSGTGIFDASSDNTLAFKQCLKHLKEKLQDINSNIAARESLDAKGLKTVHTKLLQLSQYIAELQKFERNDFDILSKMSRHEARAAAMMGERERASKRGKMSLEDKMNVYADRLSVEAIILGQMAYMMQRHQMGCLSRDVLMKEIQGINSVILEMERRIDNSTRELSNSDQERDPDLVSTYAEMLAEKIVLEGQLASCVMAEDHQNTDDIAILSSLNITDNPSILAMEVFLRSQVDSNVHQQLSKSVREMEELSGHIISRTLIQGEISHALQKLKMRFNSHVDSEELKDLLQRERKFLCEQLQDRSQSLYKSVADYQTLVLSCINCHINLTSGHIRDSLSSTLVEKFHKHISSMQEELSEVDGIEQERIKQVILALEEDCKLAKSELETCDGSVTSEWAELNLVPPETVLVEWTDILILRSVVRGTITYVNALYSSGHLAVSDVFGRIHESDMNELSMHLGSMLEREAASKQTLAAELKTHAVGSSSKMERVLELVDIIPDFCVFDPENLNEYAKNLVREAMYQSQVTYTNYKTRLQHEKEMRDMKIKLEAGQKVDLPSETSRETENDIRQSLSVFEEILETKFEDECEVLSILDKQMKQFQHVAASLLSGAEAKQFEQELNSFAASLEHELSVAQERHDIHLDVLRQEISTICLRLEKITEEHDQEKITLSTEYDEKIQTLQDELDCIKIDHEEELEQVRQDILTAVSAIKANEEQSEEQLADQVKVLNRQLTSQKENFVAALEQLQTSLTVTGANDALAQKLEEQIEHLQSSGTLHPDQLHICPVSPIPTSPPPIKEFDEPNHDDSNTEECSENKCIANALDKSSHDYELELLKKEKEEALAEEVRTTKAALDAMRKAYEEDLEEEKEKYRVALKTMFTDDFVEEIRNRHENEVTKLQEELSQVTMHYDSRSEDYKLLEDKLESTKREYDSHINQLIKSNEQLNSLVNEEINKLKDFIQNRTMASVPGNATIEEELYDAQIMVRVKDAELQKLRSQVKNLENNLERTTEEQRQSMTQYLQMYKKYTELQNKIKQDISAKEKEDSKDKNRQLRRTPSFHHRARSPSPTQQNPTKKDEHQSRDSHKRRCHLDVKDLKRSKSSPSLPFVFDGRLPFGQGKHRDSLGSSKYSKAKSKASNV
- the LOC125668582 gene encoding uncharacterized protein LOC125668582 isoform X3 produces the protein MASKCRKFEPNIFNKLKCQACFGAKDAHSAEALHNNKVSRKVSKCGFLFVAPDFDFSNPLEKTKRWQRRFMRLYDDGELTYCVDEDPETIPQGIIDMNKCSAVNNGEKVTSHTFSLEIVTPSKKYYIKGQSKEEYQWWHDVLQVFPGRLTKSKNRRFTMPIFSNKENVQPAPSRLPSASSITEPETLINGRFNVEKVKPKEQQFSTYRGVRNMKHKTDKHYQEGLRKSSSLHDLSSAEMDKEVTRDLAETRYLSRSGDRLDSVSGSSETYKSNVARVLSDSNYINNPYFTIPRRTWQTLAANYHPASTPVTPASVSTAASSNSSPPQPTQVTGIPALRRGSLDDKTIPVSNKPKNASERARLHRERSTSLKDFSTQLSLAKQEGSSRTSLTGLDRMSSRSDSQSVGRQGGHPEYESRNNETDEHKMAKSSELQAANRTQSSPVISGTPSQSSRYEDLMYMKKGWLIKQGSSEKDWKKHWFVLTGNSLRYYKDAKAEETSTLDGRIDLSGCYDITEVNVGRNYGFRIKGIGPSTSNGEYILSAMTSGIRNNWMKAIRLVMDLQQSGGSKNNSVDSEHSSGEDLEINLSNSGRLSLSSDSRSSTESPKPAKKEPTIKNIRRHYSDVSPGNVGKMLSVKEALPNLNLENITLPSSMTGGSLSSSRESSVDKEDGRIKPIIITETPSPELDPLSQSTNNIPFRSSDHVSAESAVLTSENMSLGVSSESRKEEAEKQRRAKSPSAKVKDRSRVRSPRLHSPQDTDEELPPESASDRVDGLNSSMGSLHESRTGSTEEAPGGALVEILETEVDSLKDRLDEKHKELVKMHESNQDLKSRLQTVVREKDISQVTTMRRQVKEARDTVQKQKAEIDNLRTKLNMSVSKLTGTEKALSEALKDLKLEKDKFMKMSTDWNKRIRNLELQLKDSNVKMESQQEMLKMKESEIKRLESDLKSNLQKIREHEREILKLKAMELEYRQLKGKLDEVNRKVTELKNDLKERDQNMKKLESDYEHQISDLEQDFSRERDDMEQHMEAMKKQFLEAQRQSGIPENIAQLMAEKDEIIAQLEEKLIENDKKFGELTDDFQAEIADNEEFQSRLGQLQRDKELVEKKVQELERYQRKANLEKERLERDSKTLKKSLDNLRSENSQLNAQIASDRQSMSSLEKEKSSIESKLQRGSESREIEDETAQKLIGYIMEVDSEMKEVVEVVLKSKKGLEGYISGKRGESHISLQDLAKLVADIEKRCEGVNDILKESLSLAVDGSLKVSDTTDIQQKYEHVLSEVTKLTNELEDAYVQCEETEMKEKEMEGKLNIMTTQYQQQIDTLNARIDQLSNKSGVPIKVSTKKKDGRAKTPMELSDEIEKQLNELEDRINYVDSVLKNQDNVDSFSVNDNLASSSEEEDSDGFLSSDEKDSEDEVDAGETSGSTVADNQVILSKLKEMKTQLETTNHRIKDITGDLTDQTLSSVNDSNGDMDEDLRKTLQKCGEKIDSLTLRLTDKVRMVNSGTGIFDASSDNTLAFKQCLKHLKEKLQDINSNIAARESLDAKGLKTVHTKLLQLSQYIAELQKFERNDFDILSKMSRHEARAAAMMGERERASKRGKMSLEDKMNVYADRLSVEAIILGQMAYMMQRHQMGCLSRDVLMKEIQGINSVILEMERRIDNSTRELSNSDQERDPDLVSTYAEMLAEKIVLEGQLASCVMAEDHQNTDDIAILSSLNITDNPSILAMEVFLRSQVDSNVHQQLSKSVREMEELSGHIISRTLIQGEISHALQKLKMRFNSHVDSEELKDLLQRERKFLCEQLQDRSQSLYKSVADYQTLVLSCINCHINLTSGHIRDSLSSTLVEKFHKHISSMQEELSEVDGIEQERIKQVILALEEDCKLAKSELETCDGSVTSEWAELNLVPPETVLVEWTDILILRSVVRGTITYVNALYSSGHLAVSDVFGRIHESDMNELSMHLGSMLEREAASKQTLAAELKTHAVGSSSKMERVLELVDIIPDFCVFDPENLNEYAKNLVREAMYQSQVTYTNYKTRLQHEKEMRDMKIKLEAGQKVDLPSETSRETENDIRQSLSVFEEILETKFEDECEVLSILDKQMKQFQHVAASLLSGAEAKQFEQELNSFAASLEHELSVAQERHDIHLDVLRQEISTICLRLEKITEEHDQEKITLSTEYDEKIQTLQDELDCIKIDHEEELEQVRQDILTAVSAIKANEEQSEEQLADQVKVLNRQLTSQKENFVAALEQLQTSLTVTGANDALAQKLEEQIEHLQSSGTLHPDQLHICPVSPIPTSPPPIKEFDEPNHDDSNTEECSENKCIANALDKSSHDYELELLKKEKEEALAEEVRTTKAALDAMRKAYEEDLEEEKEKYRVALKTMFTDDFVEEIRNRHENEVTKLQEELSQVTMHYDSRSEDYKLLEDKLESTKREYDSHINQLIKSNEQLNSLVNEEINKLKDFIQNRTMASVPGNATIEEELYDAQIMVRVKDAELQKLRSQVKNLENNLERTTEEQRQSMTQYLQMYKKYTELQNKIKQDISAKEKEDSKDKNRQLRRTPSFHHRARSPSPTQQNPTKKDEHQSRDSHKRRCHLDVKDLKRSKSSPSLPFVFDGRLPFGQGKHRDSLGSSKYSKAKSKASNV